A portion of the Candidatus Binataceae bacterium genome contains these proteins:
- a CDS encoding CCA tRNA nucleotidyltransferase, with protein sequence MSAVKEQKAIAIIARLRERGFNAYLAGGCVRDRVLGVPAQDYDIATDARPEVVQELFDNTVAVGARFGVIMVVDGDDSFEVATFRADLPYLDGRRPSAVRFGVIEEDARRRDFTIGGMYYDPIEERVIDLVGGMRDLRAGVIRAIGDPAERFAEDHLRVLRGVRFAARLGFEIEPATWRAMRRAAPKVAGIAAERVGEEFVMIMTGGHAARGLDLLRDSGLLEVVMPEILPMIGCAQPENFHPEGDVYRHTRLALSMLEPGCSETLAFGVLLHDVAKPQTRAEANGKVTFYGHTEQGAETAAGIMRRMRRSRFVQERVAYLVRNHLRLCMAPRMRPSTLKRMLAEDGFGELLELARLDALASSSYLGFYHFCARALAELGHEEIRPPRLVSGDDLIAMGFAPGPQFKTILKDVEDQQLDGALGSRDEALDYVRQRYGATARQAD encoded by the coding sequence ATGAGCGCGGTCAAGGAACAGAAGGCGATTGCGATAATCGCGCGGCTGCGCGAGCGCGGCTTCAACGCCTACCTCGCCGGCGGATGCGTGCGCGACCGCGTGCTCGGCGTGCCCGCGCAGGACTACGACATCGCCACCGACGCGCGCCCCGAAGTCGTGCAGGAGCTGTTCGACAACACGGTCGCGGTGGGCGCGCGCTTCGGCGTGATCATGGTGGTGGACGGCGACGACAGCTTCGAGGTCGCCACTTTCCGCGCCGACCTGCCTTATCTGGACGGCCGCCGCCCCTCGGCGGTGCGCTTCGGCGTGATCGAGGAGGACGCCCGCCGGCGCGACTTCACGATCGGCGGGATGTATTACGACCCGATCGAGGAGCGCGTGATCGACCTGGTCGGCGGGATGCGCGACCTGCGGGCGGGAGTGATCCGCGCGATCGGTGACCCTGCCGAACGCTTCGCCGAGGACCATCTGCGCGTCCTGCGCGGCGTGCGCTTCGCCGCGCGCTTGGGCTTCGAGATCGAACCCGCGACATGGCGCGCGATGCGCCGGGCAGCGCCCAAGGTCGCCGGTATCGCGGCCGAACGCGTCGGCGAGGAGTTTGTCATGATCATGACCGGCGGCCATGCCGCGCGCGGGCTCGACCTGCTGCGCGACAGCGGCCTGCTCGAGGTCGTGATGCCCGAGATCCTGCCGATGATCGGATGCGCGCAGCCCGAGAATTTCCATCCCGAAGGCGACGTTTACCGCCATACGCGGTTGGCGCTCTCGATGCTCGAGCCGGGATGCAGCGAGACGCTGGCCTTCGGCGTGCTGCTGCACGACGTCGCCAAGCCGCAGACCCGCGCCGAGGCCAACGGCAAGGTCACGTTCTACGGCCATACCGAACAGGGGGCCGAAACCGCGGCCGGCATTATGCGCCGCATGCGCCGCTCGCGCTTCGTCCAGGAGCGGGTCGCCTATCTCGTGCGCAACCATCTGCGGCTGTGCATGGCGCCGCGGATGCGCCCGTCGACGCTCAAGCGGATGCTCGCCGAGGACGGCTTCGGCGAGCTGCTCGAACTCGCGCGCCTCGACGCGCTCGCCTCCAGCTCCTACCTGGGCTTCTATCACTTCTGCGCCCGCGCGCTCGCCGAGCTGGGCCACGAGGAGATCCGGCCGCCGCGCCTGGTCAGCGGCGACGACCTGATTGCGATGGGCTTCGCGCCCGGCCCGCAATTCAAGACCATCCTCAAGGACGTCGAGGATCAGCAGCTCGACGGCGCGCTCGGCTCGCGCGACGAGGCGCTCGACTACGTGCGCCAGCGCTACGGCGCGACCGCCCGGCAGGCCGACTGA
- the infC gene encoding translation initiation factor IF-3 has translation MRRDFRTPPSREPAIRVNTQIRAPEVRVIDVDGRQAGIMSTREAIRVAESRGLDLVEVAPTAQPPVCRITDFDKYRYAQKKKVHDSKRHAAASAIKEVKMGARTERHDVDFKIKHIRRFVSEGQRVKLSVSFRGREITHPELGRNLLDTIIAQVQDIAQAEGTPRMEGRNMSVLLTPR, from the coding sequence ATCCGTAGAGATTTTCGAACCCCGCCCTCACGTGAACCGGCGATAAGGGTCAACACCCAGATCCGGGCGCCCGAGGTTCGCGTAATCGACGTCGACGGCCGCCAGGCCGGCATCATGAGTACGCGCGAAGCGATCCGCGTGGCCGAAAGCCGCGGCCTCGACCTGGTCGAGGTCGCGCCCACCGCGCAACCGCCGGTCTGCCGGATCACCGACTTCGACAAGTACCGTTACGCGCAAAAGAAAAAGGTCCACGACTCCAAGCGCCACGCCGCGGCCTCGGCGATCAAGGAGGTCAAGATGGGCGCGCGTACGGAAAGACACGACGTTGACTTCAAGATCAAACACATCAGGCGCTTTGTCAGCGAGGGCCAGCGTGTTAAGCTGTCGGTTTCGTTCCGCGGCAGGGAGATAACCCATCCCGAGCTGGGACGGAACCTGCTCGATACGATCATCGCGCAGGTGCAGGATATCGCGCAGGCCGAGGGAACGCCGCGGATGGAAGGGCGCAACATGTCGGTCCTGCTGACCCCGCGCTGA
- a CDS encoding phenylalanine--tRNA ligase subunit alpha, with protein MKAEIEAIRTAAMAELGDDAGPEQIEAVRVRVLGRAGQLTELMRRMREVPAPERPAIGQLINQVKRELEQRLEVLQERIRAQALERSLNEARLDITLPGARIPRGRLHPITLAMEQMLDIFASMGFEVAATQDVEDDFHNFEALNFPPDHPAREMQDTFFLPGGMLLRTHTSNGQIRVMQSRKPPLAVVCPGNCYRRDELSVRASPMFSQIEGFMVDRAGRVTMAHLKGVLTEFARAFFGAETAVRFRASFFPFTEPSAEVDISCLLCAGAGCRVCKQTGWTEILGSGMIHPNVLRAVGYDPAEYQGFAFGMGVERTALLKLGVDDMRLFFENDLRFLGQFPSFVERLS; from the coding sequence ATGAAGGCAGAGATCGAGGCGATCCGCACGGCCGCGATGGCCGAGCTGGGCGACGATGCCGGCCCCGAACAGATCGAGGCCGTGCGCGTGCGCGTGCTCGGCCGCGCCGGCCAGCTCACCGAGCTGATGCGGCGGATGCGCGAGGTGCCGGCGCCCGAGCGCCCCGCAATCGGCCAGCTTATCAATCAGGTCAAGCGCGAGCTCGAGCAGCGCCTCGAAGTCCTCCAAGAGCGGATCCGCGCGCAGGCGCTGGAGCGCTCGCTCAACGAGGCGCGCCTGGACATCACGTTGCCCGGCGCGCGCATCCCGCGCGGCCGGCTCCATCCGATAACCCTCGCGATGGAGCAGATGCTCGACATCTTCGCCTCGATGGGCTTCGAGGTCGCCGCCACCCAGGATGTCGAGGACGACTTTCACAACTTCGAGGCGCTCAACTTTCCGCCCGACCATCCGGCGCGCGAGATGCAAGACACCTTTTTCCTGCCGGGCGGGATGCTCTTGCGCACCCATACCTCCAACGGCCAGATCCGCGTGATGCAGAGCCGCAAGCCGCCGCTCGCCGTGGTCTGCCCAGGCAACTGCTACCGGCGCGACGAGCTGAGCGTGCGCGCCTCACCGATGTTCAGCCAGATCGAGGGCTTCATGGTGGACCGTGCGGGGCGGGTTACGATGGCCCATCTTAAGGGCGTGCTGACCGAGTTCGCGCGCGCCTTCTTCGGCGCAGAAACCGCGGTGCGCTTTCGCGCCAGCTTCTTTCCCTTCACCGAGCCGAGTGCCGAGGTCGATATCTCTTGCCTGTTGTGCGCGGGCGCGGGATGCCGGGTGTGCAAGCAGACCGGATGGACCGAAATCCTGGGCTCCGGAATGATCCATCCCAACGTCCTGCGCGCGGTCGGCTACGACCCCGCCGAGTACCAGGGCTTTGCTTTCGGGATGGGGGTCGAACGCACGGCGCTGCTCAAGCTCGGGGTCGATGACATGCGGTTGTTCTTTGAAAACGACCTGCGCTTTTTGGGCCAGTTTCCCTCCTTCGTCGAGCGATTGTCATGA
- a CDS encoding AI-2E family transporter: MDRERIARIFFFGFLAVMGYELYLLLSPFLAPIAWAMLLAFIVHPAMPGLLRAVRSRSAAALLLTLFLALILALPTAWLSGKLAVEASKAVSLRDFMRQGVGPASAQALPAGWMTTIEAWLENQGLHLEDARRWMSEGSAYLANYFAANAATIARNLLTFIIDLGIMLFSFFYLLRDGEEYYEFVRALTPLSEDDKAMVFETLRTMLSSTVRGLLLTALVEGILLGLGYLVTGIPDWLLLGAASGAAGLLPVGGTALVWVPAAIYLWATTGWGWAIGLLIWGVVVVGVIDNMLKPMTIGQDSGLPALALFFGITGGLEVYGPLGIFAGPAVIAIFAALIRVYRRSYGAPPPPSPV, translated from the coding sequence ATGGATCGCGAACGGATCGCGCGCATTTTCTTCTTCGGCTTCCTCGCCGTGATGGGCTACGAGCTGTACCTGCTGCTCAGCCCGTTTCTGGCGCCCATCGCATGGGCGATGCTGCTGGCCTTCATCGTGCACCCCGCGATGCCGGGGCTGTTGCGCGCCGTGCGCAGCCGCAGCGCCGCCGCGCTCCTGCTCACCCTGTTTTTGGCACTCATCCTCGCCCTGCCCACCGCGTGGCTCTCCGGCAAGCTCGCGGTCGAGGCGTCCAAGGCGGTTTCGCTGCGCGATTTCATGCGTCAGGGAGTCGGACCCGCCAGCGCACAGGCGCTGCCCGCGGGCTGGATGACGACGATAGAGGCGTGGCTGGAAAACCAGGGGTTGCACCTTGAAGATGCGCGGCGCTGGATGAGCGAGGGCAGCGCCTATCTCGCCAACTACTTCGCCGCCAACGCCGCAACCATCGCGCGCAACCTGCTCACCTTCATCATCGACCTTGGCATTATGCTCTTCAGCTTCTTCTACCTGCTGCGCGACGGTGAGGAGTACTACGAATTCGTGCGCGCGCTCACGCCGCTTAGCGAGGACGACAAGGCGATGGTGTTCGAGACGCTGCGCACGATGCTTTCCTCGACGGTGCGCGGGCTGCTGCTGACCGCGCTGGTTGAGGGGATCCTGCTCGGCCTCGGGTACCTCGTCACCGGCATCCCCGACTGGCTGCTGCTGGGCGCGGCGTCGGGCGCGGCGGGGCTCCTGCCGGTCGGCGGCACGGCGCTGGTATGGGTGCCGGCGGCGATCTACCTGTGGGCGACGACCGGATGGGGCTGGGCGATCGGGCTATTGATCTGGGGCGTGGTCGTGGTCGGCGTGATCGACAACATGCTCAAGCCGATGACGATCGGCCAGGACAGCGGACTGCCCGCGCTGGCGCTGTTCTTCGGGATCACCGGCGGGCTGGAAGTATACGGCCCGCTGGGAATTTTCGCCGGCCCCGCCGTGATCGCGATCTTCGCCGCGCTCATCCGCGTCTATCGGCGCAGCTACGGCGCGCCCCCGCCGCCGTCGCCGGTCTAG
- the rpmI gene encoding 50S ribosomal protein L35, with protein sequence MGKLKTNRSAAKRFKVTKTGKIKHKKAYLRHLLSSKKRARKRRLRSAGLLNPTDTRTMRALVPYL encoded by the coding sequence ATGGGCAAACTGAAGACCAATCGCAGCGCCGCCAAGCGCTTCAAGGTGACCAAGACCGGCAAGATCAAGCACAAGAAGGCCTACCTGCGCCACCTGCTCTCCTCCAAGAAACGCGCGCGCAAGCGCAGGCTGCGCAGCGCCGGCCTGCTCAACCCGACCGACACCCGCACGATGCGCGCGCTGGTGCCGTACCTGTGA
- the pheT gene encoding phenylalanine--tRNA ligase subunit beta has product MKLALSWLGEFVPLEADVDELCTRLTLAGLEVESVEKLAPGFSDVVVARVLKAERHPNADRLSLCDVDAGAVGRFSVVCGAPNVRSGMMAAFARVGARLSGAGHGSGPRAQRLEEVAPLQAAVIRGVRSEGMLCSERELGFSDDHTGILALPDDAPLGVELAAYLRVDDTVLDIAITPNRGDCLSVLGLAREVAALFGLKLTPPAIKGALLKPRTRSGSGTGNNSSGLRVEILAPELCPHYAGLPISGVKIGPSPIWMRRRLELCGMRALNNVVDVTNYVMLELGQPLHAFDRTRIAQDRIVVRRADQAPGGALDRDFVTLDNVRRELAPADLLIADPEKPLAIAGVMGGLNSEVSDSTTELVLESAYFEPMTVARTARRMGLRSEASYRFERAIDRAGQLRALARAAELIVRTAGGKVAGPPAVAEPRPMAERQIELEVDALAALLGVALPANEVRERLRALGAEVKAAGGRRLIVTPPTFRPDLNETADLAEEVARLRGLAEIPAIVPERAALPAAPNPNRSFHRAARELMIGAGLTEVKTIAFVAPSDNQRYPGLSGKAVRVDNPLSAELSELRLSLLPGLLGALRFNLNRQATAFHGFEIGKVFALEAGAPSEHQRLAALSYGEYAMGTVGQPPVMAGFWTLKGVLEQWLSALGLSARVAFAPPGQTEHRFLHPGRSARVMLDGKLAGCVGELHPAEAIRLELSHPCALTELDLALLMAYGSQPRLVVVAPPRFPAVRRDLALVVDRALPAAEVVAAVRETDSPWLESVEVFDIYEGESIAPGRKSVALACRYRARDRTLTDEEVNRAHGRVVEAARLRLGAELRQ; this is encoded by the coding sequence ATGAAGCTTGCGCTGAGTTGGCTGGGCGAATTCGTCCCCTTGGAGGCCGACGTCGACGAGCTGTGCACGCGCCTGACGCTGGCTGGGCTGGAGGTCGAGAGTGTCGAGAAGCTCGCGCCAGGCTTCAGCGACGTCGTCGTCGCGCGGGTGCTCAAAGCCGAGCGCCATCCCAACGCCGACCGCCTGAGCCTGTGCGACGTTGACGCCGGCGCGGTCGGCCGTTTCAGCGTGGTATGCGGCGCGCCCAACGTGCGCAGCGGGATGATGGCGGCGTTCGCGCGGGTCGGCGCGCGGCTCAGCGGCGCCGGCCACGGCAGCGGGCCGCGCGCGCAACGTCTGGAAGAGGTGGCGCCGCTTCAGGCCGCGGTGATTCGCGGCGTGCGCTCGGAAGGGATGCTCTGCTCGGAGCGCGAGCTGGGATTTTCCGACGATCATACGGGAATCCTCGCGCTGCCCGACGATGCGCCGCTCGGCGTCGAGCTGGCCGCGTATCTGCGCGTTGACGACACCGTGCTCGATATCGCGATCACGCCCAACCGCGGCGACTGCCTGTCGGTCCTCGGGCTCGCGCGCGAAGTCGCCGCGCTCTTCGGCCTGAAGCTGACACCGCCGGCGATCAAAGGCGCGCTGCTCAAGCCGCGCACGCGCTCGGGCAGCGGGACGGGAAACAACTCCTCCGGATTGCGCGTCGAAATTCTTGCGCCCGAGCTCTGCCCGCATTACGCAGGGCTGCCGATCAGCGGAGTGAAAATTGGCCCCTCGCCGATCTGGATGCGCCGGCGGCTGGAGCTGTGCGGGATGCGGGCACTGAACAACGTGGTCGACGTCACCAACTACGTGATGCTCGAGCTGGGACAGCCGCTGCACGCCTTCGACCGCACGCGCATTGCCCAAGACCGGATCGTGGTCCGCCGCGCCGACCAGGCGCCCGGCGGCGCGCTCGACCGCGACTTCGTCACCCTCGACAACGTCCGGCGTGAACTCGCTCCCGCCGACCTGTTGATAGCGGATCCCGAAAAGCCGCTGGCCATCGCCGGCGTCATGGGCGGGCTCAACTCCGAGGTCAGCGACTCGACCACGGAGCTCGTGCTCGAAAGCGCCTACTTCGAACCGATGACGGTGGCGCGCACGGCGCGCCGGATGGGCCTGCGCAGCGAGGCGAGCTATCGCTTCGAGCGCGCGATCGACCGCGCGGGGCAGCTGCGCGCGCTCGCACGCGCGGCGGAGCTTATCGTGCGTACTGCGGGCGGCAAGGTTGCCGGTCCACCGGCGGTCGCCGAACCGCGCCCGATGGCCGAGCGGCAGATCGAGCTTGAGGTTGACGCGCTCGCCGCGCTGCTCGGCGTCGCGCTGCCCGCCAACGAGGTGCGCGAGCGCCTGCGCGCGCTGGGTGCCGAGGTCAAAGCGGCGGGCGGGCGGCGGCTTATCGTCACCCCGCCGACGTTCCGTCCCGATCTGAACGAAACCGCCGACCTCGCTGAAGAGGTGGCGCGCCTGCGCGGGCTCGCCGAAATCCCCGCGATCGTGCCCGAGCGCGCCGCTCTTCCCGCCGCTCCGAATCCGAACCGCAGCTTTCACCGCGCGGCGCGCGAGCTGATGATCGGCGCTGGGCTGACCGAGGTCAAAACCATCGCCTTCGTCGCGCCCTCCGACAACCAGCGCTATCCGGGGCTCAGTGGGAAAGCGGTGCGGGTTGACAATCCGCTCTCGGCCGAGCTGAGCGAGCTGCGCTTAAGCCTCCTACCCGGACTGCTCGGCGCGCTGCGCTTCAACCTCAACCGTCAGGCGACGGCCTTCCACGGCTTTGAAATTGGTAAAGTGTTCGCGCTCGAGGCTGGCGCGCCCAGCGAGCATCAGCGCCTGGCCGCGCTCAGCTACGGCGAGTACGCGATGGGCACGGTGGGGCAACCACCCGTGATGGCGGGTTTCTGGACGCTCAAGGGCGTGCTCGAACAGTGGCTGAGCGCGCTCGGGCTGAGCGCACGCGTCGCCTTCGCCCCGCCGGGCCAGACTGAGCATCGCTTTCTGCATCCGGGACGTTCGGCGCGGGTGATGCTCGACGGCAAGTTGGCCGGATGCGTGGGCGAGTTGCATCCGGCGGAAGCGATACGACTCGAACTTAGTCATCCATGCGCGCTTACTGAACTTGACTTAGCACTGCTGATGGCTTACGGTTCTCAGCCGCGCCTAGTGGTTGTCGCTCCACCGCGATTCCCCGCTGTCCGGCGCGATTTGGCACTGGTGGTGGATCGCGCTTTGCCGGCGGCCGAAGTAGTGGCTGCGGTTCGCGAGACCGATTCGCCGTGGCTCGAAAGCGTCGAAGTATTCGACATTTACGAGGGAGAGTCGATCGCGCCCGGGCGCAAGAGCGTGGCGCTCGCCTGCCGCTACCGGGCCAGGGATCGCACGCTGACTGACGAGGAGGTGAATCGCGCCCACGGTAGGGTGGTGGAGGCGGCGCGGCTGCGGCTGGGGGCGGAGTTGCGGCAGTAA
- a CDS encoding ATP-binding cassette domain-containing protein, producing the protein MLVARNITRRFGRLVALDAVDFDARPGEIHALLGENGAGKTTLMNILAGRLRPDGGSVELFGRPLRAGSPAAALAAGVAAVHQSPMLFERMTWEENLALGGFDAAGARLNLEKVAGRAGELAARLGFALPEPGARIEGRTMTERVRLEVLRALSFAPRVLILDEPTGLLAPGELAAFLEMLRRLRGEGRIVILVTHKLAEALAVADRITVLRRGRVSARRAAGEVTETELARLMIGELGAADDSARHPGAPGAAALVLEALVVERDGRRALDGVSLAVNAGEIVGIAGVDGNGQSELVEALAGTRRAAAGRIQVSAGASAETDGTDNAGATALAVIPENRDLDGLILDMTLWENLLLAPALMKRAARGAGWLSATRAVELCAALLARFRIRAAGPDACARELSGGNRQRLCVARALESRPRVLVAHNVTRGLDLRATAEVHRMLADFAAAGGAVLLISSDLDELLSRCGRLAVISRGRLRPLGAAERDPVRLGLLMAGAW; encoded by the coding sequence GTGCTTGTCGCCCGCAACATCACGCGCCGCTTCGGCCGCCTCGTCGCGCTCGACGCGGTGGACTTCGACGCCCGTCCGGGCGAAATCCACGCGCTGCTTGGCGAAAACGGCGCCGGCAAGACCACCCTGATGAACATCCTGGCCGGCCGCTTGCGCCCCGACGGCGGTTCGGTCGAACTCTTCGGCCGCCCGCTGCGCGCGGGTTCGCCCGCCGCGGCGCTCGCCGCCGGCGTCGCCGCGGTGCATCAGAGCCCGATGCTGTTCGAGCGGATGACTTGGGAGGAGAACCTCGCGCTCGGCGGCTTCGACGCGGCCGGCGCGCGCCTCAATCTGGAGAAGGTCGCCGGACGCGCGGGCGAATTGGCCGCGCGGCTCGGCTTTGCGCTGCCCGAGCCCGGCGCGCGGATCGAAGGGCGCACGATGACCGAGCGGGTGCGGCTGGAAGTTCTGCGCGCGCTGAGCTTCGCGCCGCGCGTGCTCATCCTGGACGAACCCACCGGCCTGCTTGCGCCGGGCGAGCTGGCGGCCTTCCTCGAGATGCTGCGCCGGCTGCGCGGCGAAGGCCGAATCGTAATCCTGGTCACCCACAAGCTCGCCGAAGCGCTCGCGGTAGCGGACCGCATTACCGTCCTGCGCCGCGGACGCGTCAGCGCGCGGCGCGCCGCTGGCGAGGTTACGGAAACCGAGCTTGCGCGTTTGATGATCGGTGAGCTTGGCGCTGCGGACGACTCCGCCCGGCATCCCGGCGCGCCCGGCGCCGCGGCGCTCGTACTCGAAGCTCTGGTCGTTGAGCGGGACGGGCGTCGCGCACTCGACGGTGTGAGCCTCGCCGTCAACGCGGGCGAGATCGTCGGAATCGCGGGCGTTGACGGCAACGGCCAGAGCGAATTGGTCGAGGCGCTGGCCGGGACGCGCCGCGCCGCTGCTGGACGGATCCAGGTCAGCGCCGGCGCGTCCGCCGAGACGGATGGGACCGACAATGCGGGCGCCACCGCGCTGGCGGTGATCCCGGAGAATCGCGATCTCGACGGGCTTATCCTCGACATGACGCTGTGGGAGAACCTGCTGCTCGCGCCGGCGCTGATGAAACGGGCGGCGCGAGGCGCGGGATGGCTGAGCGCAACACGCGCGGTTGAGCTGTGCGCGGCGCTGCTCGCGCGCTTCCGGATCCGCGCCGCCGGTCCGGACGCGTGCGCAAGGGAGCTCTCCGGCGGCAATCGTCAGCGGCTGTGCGTCGCGCGCGCACTGGAGAGCCGCCCGCGCGTGCTGGTCGCGCACAACGTGACGCGCGGCCTTGATCTCCGCGCCACCGCCGAGGTCCATCGGATGCTGGCCGATTTCGCGGCCGCCGGCGGCGCGGTGCTGCTCATTTCGAGCGACCTTGACGAGTTGCTTTCACGATGCGGCCGGCTGGCCGTAATCAGCCGCGGGCGTCTGCGCCCGCTCGGCGCGGCCGAGCGCGATCCCGTCCGGTTGGGCCTGCTGATGGCCGGCGCGTGGTAG
- the rplT gene encoding 50S ribosomal protein L20 translates to MPRAKGGPKTRRRHKRQLKLASGFVGGRKLYRQARSTLEKGLTYAYRDRKQKKRDFRALWIARINALAREYGLTYSRLIDGLNKAGVEIDRKQLAALALERDGLFAELANTAKKALGAAAA, encoded by the coding sequence ATGCCACGCGCCAAGGGTGGCCCCAAGACCCGCCGCCGCCACAAGCGGCAGCTCAAACTCGCCTCCGGCTTCGTCGGCGGGCGCAAGCTCTACCGTCAGGCCCGCAGCACGCTGGAGAAGGGGCTGACCTACGCCTACCGCGACCGCAAGCAGAAAAAGCGCGATTTCCGCGCGCTCTGGATCGCGCGTATCAACGCGCTCGCCCGCGAGTACGGGCTCACTTACAGCCGGCTCATCGACGGACTCAACAAGGCCGGCGTCGAGATCGATCGCAAGCAGCTCGCGGCGCTCGCCCTTGAGCGCGACGGGCTTTTCGCAGAGCTGGCCAACACCGCCAAAAAGGCGCTCGGCGCGGCCGCGGCCTGA
- the thrS gene encoding threonine--tRNA ligase, whose product MSSLVNVTLDGERRRVPRGTPAGEVLNGARARDVVAVRVNGKVVDLSRPLEEDAVLEPIRADSPEGLDVLRHSTAHLMAQAVQSLYPGTQVTIGPTIEDGFFYDFAPPAPFTVDDLPKIEARMRELAKADLKVERIELPRAEAIERFAQMGEHYKVEILRGIPDERVSIYRQGDWMDLCRGPHVPSTGHLRAFKLTSVAGAYWRGDERNPMLSRIYGTAFASAAALEEHLKLLELARTRDHRKLGREMGLFVFDPIAPGQPFYLPKGMVIFNALVDYVRRLYRRYGFDEVITPQIFRNELWHTSGHWENFRENMFLSPDPESGESAVDTGPEGWRKGYGVKPMNCPGHTFVYRAEKRSYRDLPLRVAEFSRLHRAERSGVLHGLTRVRVMSQDDAHIFCTAAQIAAEIDINLRMVRDVYEALGFEHLESKVATMPEKHLGSEELWRTSEAILGEALTRNGLQWEINPGEGAFYGPKIEVYVPDALKRRWQLATIQLDYNMPERFGLTFTNAAGAEERPAMIHRAILGSLERFIGVLLEHTGGVLPFWLAPEQTRVLSLSEKVESYAAEVAGVLKREGFRAAADLRNEKLGFKVRAAELAKVPYMVVVGEREAAGRAISLRRLRGAKNESMPLENLVALLKSEPLPG is encoded by the coding sequence ATGAGTTCGCTGGTCAACGTAACACTCGACGGCGAGCGCCGCAGGGTGCCGCGCGGCACCCCTGCCGGCGAGGTTCTCAACGGCGCCCGCGCGCGCGACGTCGTCGCCGTGCGGGTCAACGGCAAAGTCGTCGATTTGAGCCGCCCGCTGGAGGAGGATGCCGTCCTCGAGCCGATCAGGGCCGACAGCCCCGAGGGGCTCGACGTGCTGCGCCACTCGACCGCACATCTGATGGCGCAGGCGGTGCAGAGCCTCTACCCGGGCACCCAGGTGACGATCGGCCCGACGATCGAGGATGGCTTTTTCTACGACTTCGCCCCGCCGGCACCGTTCACGGTTGACGATCTGCCGAAGATCGAAGCCCGGATGCGCGAGCTGGCGAAGGCCGATCTCAAGGTCGAGCGCATCGAGCTGCCACGCGCCGAAGCGATCGAGCGCTTCGCGCAGATGGGCGAGCACTACAAGGTGGAAATCCTGCGCGGGATTCCCGACGAGCGCGTGTCGATTTACCGCCAGGGCGACTGGATGGACCTCTGCCGCGGGCCCCACGTGCCTTCGACCGGCCACTTGCGCGCCTTCAAGCTGACCAGCGTGGCGGGCGCGTACTGGCGCGGCGACGAGCGCAATCCGATGCTCTCGCGGATCTACGGGACCGCCTTTGCCAGCGCAGCCGCGCTGGAGGAGCACCTCAAGCTGCTCGAACTCGCCCGCACCCGCGACCATCGCAAGCTCGGGCGCGAGATGGGGCTGTTCGTGTTCGACCCGATCGCGCCCGGCCAGCCGTTCTATCTGCCCAAGGGGATGGTGATCTTCAACGCGCTGGTCGATTACGTGCGCAGGCTGTACCGGCGTTACGGCTTCGACGAGGTGATCACGCCGCAGATCTTCCGCAACGAGCTGTGGCATACCTCGGGCCACTGGGAAAACTTCCGCGAGAACATGTTTCTCTCGCCCGACCCGGAGTCTGGCGAGAGCGCGGTCGATACCGGCCCGGAGGGCTGGCGCAAAGGCTACGGCGTCAAGCCGATGAACTGTCCGGGGCACACCTTCGTGTACCGCGCGGAAAAGCGCTCGTACCGCGACCTGCCGCTCAGGGTGGCCGAGTTCTCGCGCCTTCATCGCGCCGAGCGCTCGGGCGTGCTCCACGGGCTCACCCGGGTCCGCGTGATGTCGCAGGACGACGCCCACATCTTCTGCACTGCGGCACAGATCGCCGCCGAGATCGACATCAACCTGCGAATGGTGCGCGACGTGTACGAGGCGCTCGGCTTCGAGCACCTGGAATCCAAAGTCGCCACCATGCCGGAGAAGCATCTCGGCAGTGAGGAGCTGTGGCGCACGAGCGAGGCGATCCTGGGCGAGGCGCTGACGCGCAATGGCCTGCAGTGGGAGATCAACCCGGGCGAGGGCGCGTTCTACGGGCCCAAGATCGAGGTCTACGTGCCCGACGCGCTCAAGCGGCGATGGCAACTCGCCACCATCCAGCTCGACTACAACATGCCCGAGCGCTTCGGGCTGACGTTTACCAACGCCGCCGGCGCCGAGGAGCGCCCGGCGATGATCCATCGCGCCATCCTGGGCTCGCTCGAACGCTTCATCGGCGTGCTCCTCGAGCATACCGGCGGCGTGCTGCCGTTCTGGCTCGCGCCCGAGCAGACGCGGGTGCTTTCGCTGAGCGAGAAGGTCGAGAGCTACGCCGCCGAGGTCGCAGGCGTGCTCAAGCGCGAGGGCTTTCGCGCGGCGGCCGACCTGCGCAACGAGAAGCTGGGTTTCAAGGTGCGCGCGGCCGAGCTGGCCAAGGTGCCCTACATGGTCGTGGTCGGCGAGCGCGAGGCCGCCGGGCGCGCGATTTCGCTGCGCCGGCTGCGCGGGGCCAAGAATGAGAGCATGCCGCTTGAAAATCTGGTGGCGCTGCTCAAGAGTGAACCGTTGCCGGGCTAG